The proteins below come from a single Miscanthus floridulus cultivar M001 chromosome 1, ASM1932011v1, whole genome shotgun sequence genomic window:
- the LOC136510750 gene encoding uncharacterized protein encodes MDPNMSMKIDKESDSEDEVDQFIWDFMNDPVEAQIEAQIRAQIESQHIGMSTPNQRFHRRYIERGREGARDRLMSDYFSENPVYNDFQFRRRYRMKRHLFLKIVQTLSEWSPYFVQRSDAFGKVGFSPLHKCTVAMRMLAYGTPADLWDENLRIAESTVIECMNTFCRGIIECFGPTYLRKPTTEDIQRLLHIGEARGFPGMLGSVDCMHWQWRNCPVAWKGQYTRGDQCGPTVMLEAVASHDLWIWHAFFGVAGSNNDINVLNRSPLFTDVVQGRAPEVHFTVNGHEYNMGYYLADGIYPEWATFVKTIHLPQCGKDKLFAEHQEGARKDVERAFGVLQARFAILRSPARMWQVRSLAEIIYACIILHNMIVEDERDSFRVRYDDNYEHEYHESSSSAPLLGYGHGPIHGFTRALEIQEDIRDRDMHRRLKADLIEHIFQRFGGGQA; translated from the coding sequence ATGGACCCAAACATGTCCATGAAAATTGACAAAGAGTCTGatagtgaagatgaagttgaccAATTCATTTGGGACTTCATGAATGATCCAGTGGAGGCTCAAATTGAGGCACAAATCAGAGCTCAGATAGAGTCACAACATATCGGTATGTCTACTCCAAACCAAAGGTTTCATAGAAGGTACATTGAAAGAGGGCGTGAAGGTGCTAGGGATCGTTTAATGTCTGATTACTTCTCAGAAAATCCAGTATACAATGATTTCCAATTTAGACGGAGGTATAGGATGAAGCGACACCTGTTTCTGAAAATTGTGCAGACCCTTAGTGAGTGGTCTCCTTATTTTGTCCAACGGAGCGATGCATTTGGAAAGGTGGGCTTTTCACCTTTACACAAATGTACCGTTGCTATGAGGATGTTAGCATATGGAACACCTGCAGATTTGTGGGATGAAAATCTACGAATTGCTGAAAGTACAGTTATCGAGTGCATGAATACTTTCTGTAGAGGGATCATTGAGTGTTTTGGTCCTACATATTTAAGAAAACCAACTACAGAAGACATCCAAAGGTTACTTCATATAGGTGAAGCGCGTGGATTTCCAGGCATGCTGGGTAGTGTGGATTGCATGCATTGGCAATGGAGGAACTGTCCAGTGGCATGGAAGGGACAGTACACTCGTGGAGATCAATGTGGACCAACTGTCATGTTAGAGGCAGTTGCCTCACACGACCTGTGGATATGGCATGCATTTTTTGGTGTTGCTGGGTCAAACAATGATATCAATGTCCTTAATCGATCACCTTTGTTCACTGATGTGGTACAAGGAAGAGCTCCAGAGGTTCATTTCACAGTCAATGGCCATGAGTACAACATGGGATACTACCTAGCAGATGGTATTTATCCAGAGTGGGCAACATTTGTGAAAACAATTCATTTGCCTCAGTGTGGAAAAGACAAATTATTTGCAGAACATCAAGAGGGAGCAAGAAAAGATGTGGAGCGTGCCTTCGGAGTTTTGCAAGCTCGATTTGCCATTCTACGAAGCCCAGCACGCATGTGGCAAGTGCGGTCACTCGCTGAAATTATTTATGCATGTATTATATTGCATAATATGATTGTGGAGGATGAAAGGGATTCTTTCAGAGTTCGATATGATGACAACTACGAGCATGAGTACCATGAAAGCAGCTCATCTGCACCATTGTTAGGATATGGACATGGGCCCATTCATGGATTTACTAGGGCTCTAGAGATACAAGAAGACATACGTGATCGAGATATGCATCGTCGTCTGAAGGCGGACTTGATTGAGCATATATTTCAGCGCTTTGGAGGCGGCCAAGCTTAG